GGAACGAAATTTCAAAAAGAACAAAATTAATTTTCATACCTCGGCAACGGTAAGCAAAATCGAAAAGCTCGAAAAGGGTGTCAGAGTTTTTATTAAAAAAGGCGATAAAGAAGAGGTTTTAGAAGCGGACAAAGCGCTGATGGCCATAGGCATCCAGGGCAATGTGGAAGGTCTGGGTCTGGAAAAGATCGGGGTTGAGCATGAAAAAGGATTTATTAAAGTAGATCAATGGTACCGTACCAATGTGGATGGCGTTTACGCCATAGGCGACATCATCGGCCCGCCTTTGCTGGCCCACGTTGCCTCGCACGAGGGTATTGTCTGCGTGGAAAAGATCGCCGGCCTCACGCCCCATGCGGTGGATTACAACAGCATTCCCGGTTGCACCTATTGCCAGCCGCAGGTGGCCAGTATCGGCTTAACGGAAAAAGAGGCGCTTGCGCAGGGTAACCAGATTAAGATCGGGCGCTTCCCCTACTCCGCTTCCGGAAAGGCGCGGGCCATTGGCGAGCGCGACGGCATGGTTAAGCTTATTTTCGATGCCAAATACGGGGAACTGTTAGGCGCGCATATTATCGGCGCAGAGGCCACGGAATTAATCGCCGAGCTGGGCGTTGCCAAAGGCCTGGAAGTTACGCCGGTGGAATTATTCAGCACCATCCATGCCCATCCCACCCTTTCGGAAATGATCATGGAAGCGGCAGCCGATGCCGAGAAAAAGGCCATACATATTTAATAGTGTTATTCCTCAAGAGTTTTTTGATTATTGCCCCTTCCCTTCAAGCGGGAAGAAGCTGTTATTAAAAGAGTTATGACGGCTTCTTCCCCCTGAAGGAAATTTTAAAAAAACTGCCAAAATCAGGAATAATTATTATCTAATGATCGTTCTTAGTATTTCCATTTTACGGTAAAAAATATAAACCAAATGAAAGGAGTAATACTATGTCAGTACAGGTAGGTAAACCAGCGCCACTTTTTAAGGCTACGGCCGTGATGCCGGATAATTCTTTTAAAGAAGATTTTAAACTCGAGGACTATCGAGGAAAATATGTCGTGGTCTTTTTCTATCCGCTGGATTTTACATTTGTTTGCCCCACGGAAATTCTGGAGTTCAATAAATTTTTGCCGGAATTTGAAAAACGCAATGTACAGGTAATTGGCGTTTCTACCGATTCGCACTTTAGTCATCTGGCGTGGAAGAACACCGATCTGAAAGACGGCGGAATCGGAAATATTAAATATCCGTTGGTCTCCGATTTTACCAAACAGATCAGCCGCGATTACGGTGTATTGATTGAAGAAGACGGCGTTGCGCTGCGCGGTTCGTTTTTGATTGATAAAGAAGGCATTTTGCAACATGCCGTCATTAACAACCTGTCGCTGGGACGTAATATTAAGGAAATGATTCGCATGGTGGACGCCTTGCAGCATTTTGAAAAATACGGCGAAGTGTGCCCGGCCGACTGGGAAGCCGGTAAAGAGGCCATGAAAGCCAGTCCGGACGGCGTTAAAGAATTTTTGAGCAAACATGCGGACGAATTTTTAGGTTAATTTGTTTTTCCGAAATTCATGGCGCGCTTCTTTTTGAGGCGCGCCTTATTCATTTTGGGGGAGTCATGAAACGCGGACATCGTTACATCGTATTTACAATGGCGATTTTTAGTCTGATCTTAATCGCTTGCACCAAAAAGGAAGTAAAGCCCGATCTTGCTTTTGCGGGCGAGAAGCATTTGAAAAATATTCGCATGCTGACCAATGGGGGCGAAAACGCCGAGGCCTATTTTAGCTTTGATGAAAGCCAGTTGATCTATCAATCGAAGCATGACAGCATAAAATGCGATCAAATATTTATTATGAATCTTGACGGTTCCGATAAACGCATGGTCAGCACGGGAAAGGGCAGAACGACCTGTTCCTATTTTTTGCCGGGCGATCAGCAAATCATTTACGCATCCACGCACGGCGTTGACGAAAACTGTCCGCCGCCGCCCGATTTTTCCAGAGGTTATGTTTGGAAGGTGTACAGCAGCTATGATCTTTACATCGCCAATGCGGATGGTTCCGATCCTCAACCCTTTTTGCCGTCGCCAGGATATGACGCAGAGGCGACGGTTTCGCCCAGAGGGGACAAAATTGTCTTTACCTCGCAGCGCAATGGCGATCTGGATATTTACACCGTTAATATCGATGGAAGCGGGTTAAAACAATTAACCCACGAAATCGGTTACGACGGAGGAGCATTCTTTTCCTGGGATGGTAGTAAAATCGTTTATCGCGCCTATCATCCCAGAACAGAAGAAGAGCTCAAACGCTACAGGAAATTACTGGCGGAAGAATTAATCGAGCCCAATAATTTTCAACTTTTTGTGATGGATGCGGACGGCAGCAATAAAAGACAGATTACGCACAACGATTTTGCCAACTTTGCGCCGTTTTTTCATCCCGACAATAAACGGATTATTTTCTGCTCTAACATGGGCACAACGGAAAGCACGCAGCGTGATTTCAATTTGTGGATGATCAATGAGGACGGCACAGGGCTGAAGCAAATCACCTTTTTTAAAGGCTTTGACGGTTTTCCCATGTTTACGCATGACGGCAAAAAGCTGGTGTTTGCTTCCAATCGCTTTAACAAAAAGAAAGGCGAAACCAACGTTTTTATTGCCGACTGGGTGGAATGAACATGCTGGATGAGGAACGGTCGATATTAAATTTTTTGTGCCGCTGGAGTAGTTGAATGGTTGATTGGTTGAATAGTTGAATAGTTAGCCTGTCATTTTAAACCTGTTTCTGCAAATGTGATGAATTCCTACCACCGTTTACGTAGGGGCGAAGGATTTCCAAGAACAATTCAGCGCTGGTAAACATTAATCTTTAGTCATATAAAAAAAGCGCTCTGGATAAAGTGGGGGTAGAAATCCTTCGCCCTTACAAGTACGGTCATTCCTGATCTTTTGTCTGGGAGTAAGGGTACATGGCGTGAGGGCCATTGAAACTATTTTTAATTTAAAACATTCTTTACGCCCTTTGTGACTTCTCTGAGCTCTCTGGTGCGCCAGCCTTATCCTGGCGCACCAACAAACGCAAATCATGGTAATCCAAAAATCAAGCAAATCCTGGTTCAAAAATTAAATTGTTCATCGGCCGCTTATTTCGAATTCCCATCTTGCTGGATACGAAAATTTTTGTGCTGTTTAAAAAACTCATCGCTGAAAAAGTCTAAAAATGACGCAAATAATTATATATTGCGGTTTTTTACAACTATTTTTCTATTTAAGCGTCCCCTTTATGCATTTTTTACCTCTATATTAAAATAGACATTATTTAAAACTTTTGTTAATTTACAGCGGTCATGAAATTTTAGCGAGAAAGGAGCATTTAAAATGACTTTTGATTTGGACATGATTAAAAAAGTATATGCCGAACTGCCCGAGCGAGTCAATGCCGCACGCAAAATTATAAAGCGCCCGATGACATTGACAGAAAAGATATTGTACGCTCATCTATACGATGGCAAGGCGAACAGAGCGCTGCAACGTGGCAAAGAATATGTTAATTTTGCGCCCGATCGAGTGGCCATGCAGGACGCCACGGCGCAAATGGCCCTGCTGCAATTTATGATGGCCGGTAAAGAGAAGGTGGCGGTGCCCTCCAGCGTACACTGCGACCATTTAATTCAGGCAAAAGTAGGCGCAGAAACCGATTTAAAGTTTGCGCTGGATACCAATCGCGAGGTGTACGATTTTCTGGAGAACACCTCTAAAAAATACGGGATTGGCTTCTGGAAACCGGGCGCTGGCATTATTCATCAGGTGGTGCTGGAAAATTACGCCTTCCCGGGCGGCATGATGATCGGCACGGATTCGCATACGCCCAATGCCGGCGGCCTGGGCATGGTGGCTATTGGCGTGGGCGGCGCCGATGCCGTTGACGTGATGGTGGGCATGCCGTGGGAACTGCTGTTCCCCAGGCTAATTGGCGTTAAATTAACCGGAAAACTCAGCGGCTGGACGTCTCCCAAAGATGTTATCCTGAAAGTAGCCGGATTGTTAACCGTAAAAGGCGGAACGGGGTACATCGTGGAATATTTCGGTCCGGGCGCTCGCGAAATTTCCGCCACGGGCAAGGCGACCATCTGCAATATGGGCGCAGAAATCGGCGCCACAACCTCCACCTTTGGTTATGACGAGATGATGGCTGAGTACCTGCGCATTACCGAGCGCGCTGAGGTGGCCAGAATGGCCGATGAAATCAAAGAATATTTAACCGGCGATCCGGAAGTTTACGAAAATCCCGAGCAGTATTTTGACAAAGTAATTGAAATCAACCTTTCGGAGCTGGAACCGCATGTCAATGGCCCTTTTTCGCCGGACAGAGCCTGGCCCATTTCTCAGTTAGCCAAGGCGGTGGAAGAAAACGGCTGGCCGGAAAAAGTGGAGGTGGGATTAATCGGCTCCTGCACCAACAGCTCGTACGAAGACATCACGCGTGCCGCTTCGGTTGCTCAGCAGGCCATCGACAAAAAGTTAAAGGTTAAGGCAGAGTTTACCATTACGCCCGGTTCGGAACAGGTGCGCTATACTATTGAGCGCGACGGCTACATTGACATTTTCAAGAAGATTGGCGGTAAGGTGCTGGCCAATGCCTGCGGGCCGTGCATCGGACAGTGGAACCGCGAAGGCATTGATGACCGCCCCAATACCATTGTAACCTCTTTTAACCGCAACTTTGCCAAACGCAATGATGGTAATCCGAACACGCACGCCTTTGTCACATCGCCGGAGCTGGTAACGGCCCTGGCCATTGCCGGCACGCTGAAATTCAATCCGCTGACCGATACGCTGCGTAATGAAAAGGGCGAAGAGGTAAAGCTGGAAGAGCCCAGGGGCATGCTCTATCCCCCGAAGGGTTTTGAAGTTAAAGACCGTGGATTTGAACCGCCCGTAGAAGACGGCAGCAAAATTGAAATTAAGGTGGACCCCAAATCGGAACGTTTGCAATTGCTTAAGCCCTTTGAACCATGGGACGGCAAAAACATTACCGGCATGCGCGTGCTGATCAAAGCCAAAGGAAAATGCACCACCGATCATATTTCGCCCGCCGGCCCCTGGCTGCGCTTTCGCGGGCATCTGGACAATATTTCCAATAACTTGCTAATCGGCGCGGTTAATGCGTTTAACGGAAAGACCAATTCCGTTAAAAATCAGTTAACCGGTAAATACGAACCCGTGCCGCAGGTGGCCCGCGCGTACAAAGAAAAGGGCATTCCGACGATTATCGTGGGCGATGAAAACTACGGCGAAGGTTCTTCTCGCGAACATGCGGCCATGGAGCCCCGCCACATGGGCGTGCGCGTGGTACTGGTGCGCTCCTTTGCCCGCATCCATGAAACGAATTTGAAAAAACAGGGCATCCTGGCTCTGACCTTTGCCGATCCGGCGGATTATGATAAAATTCAGGAAGATGACGTCATCGATGTTATTGATCTGGTCGAATTTGCGCCGGGTAAGCCGTTGACCCTGATTGCGCGTCATGCGGACGGAACGGAAGATGTGATTAAGGCTAACCATTCTTACAATGCTTATCAAATTGAATGGTTCAAGGCCGGTTCGGCGCTCAACTTAATCCGCCTTAAAAATCAGAAGAATTAAAACCTTCTGAAGCCGTAAAACAAAAATCCCGTTTTCCTGCAGAAAACGGGATTTTTTTGTTGTACAACCACATTTTTTAAAAACCGCGCTAACCGTTTTCGCCTGTTAAACGCGCTATTTGCAAAATGTAAAAACGCAATTCCTGCTGTTCTGCTTCCGTTAGAGGTTGGCTTTCAATCCGAACGATGCGTTCCACATCGTGCAGAGCGCGCATCACGTGGATGGGAACCTCGCTGCCTTCCTGGCGGGAGATGGTCAGGTACTGCAGGGCGGCCAGTAAAAACTGTTTCAGGTTTTCGTCCGTAAGCGCCCGCAAACCGGAAGATATCTGTTCAAAATTCCGCTGGAACTTTGTAAAGTTCTGGCTTAAACTCTCTCCCGCAGAATTTTGTTGTTTCATCAGGTGCATAATGGCCTGCGCCAGCTGCACAAAACTTTCCACCTGCATGGCTACCTTTTGTTCGATTAAGCCCCAGATTTTTGTTCGCCAGCGCGTAATTTGAACGGGAATTTCCAGCAGCTCCTGCACCTGCATTTGCCATTGTTGCGGCAGCGGCGGTTCTATTTGGTCAAACAGCTTTTGCGGGCGCGTATTGAACAGATCAGGCTGTAACAACACGGCCAGGTCAGGACGCAGAGCAGGCAAAAGGTTAATCTTAAAATGCCCATTTTCGAAAAAGTCGGTCACCGGTAAGCCGTGTCGTCGAATGAGCTCCTTTTGAAAAAGAGGAATAAATTCATTGATTAGCGCCATGTCTTCTCTGAGGGAACTGACCGCGCTATTGCCGGGCGGAAAAAAAGGCTCTAACCTTGACCAGAATTTCAGATCAATGTCCTGGTACAGGCGCAAATCTTTTAAGATTTCGTAAACCGGTAGATGGGGCAAAATCCGTTCCTGCAAAAGCAATTGCGGGCTGAGCAAGCCCTGTTGTTCGTTGACAAACTCCTTAAGGGCGCGGAACAACCCCGTGGTCAACTGAGCGATGCCCAGAATCATGGTTTGCGCCCGATTGTGGCCGATGGCGCGCAACATGGTGCCATGTTTGGCCTGGGGCAGTACACGCGAAAGTCTTTCAATGACGCGTTGTCCGGCATCGCCGGTCTGAATTCTGCCCGGGCGTACGGTGGGCCGGTCTCTGAAGGCAGGCACCATGCGCGAGATGAAATA
This sequence is a window from Caldithrix abyssi DSM 13497. Protein-coding genes within it:
- a CDS encoding TolB family protein, encoding MKRGHRYIVFTMAIFSLILIACTKKEVKPDLAFAGEKHLKNIRMLTNGGENAEAYFSFDESQLIYQSKHDSIKCDQIFIMNLDGSDKRMVSTGKGRTTCSYFLPGDQQIIYASTHGVDENCPPPPDFSRGYVWKVYSSYDLYIANADGSDPQPFLPSPGYDAEATVSPRGDKIVFTSQRNGDLDIYTVNIDGSGLKQLTHEIGYDGGAFFSWDGSKIVYRAYHPRTEEELKRYRKLLAEELIEPNNFQLFVMDADGSNKRQITHNDFANFAPFFHPDNKRIIFCSNMGTTESTQRDFNLWMINEDGTGLKQITFFKGFDGFPMFTHDGKKLVFASNRFNKKKGETNVFIADWVE
- a CDS encoding peroxiredoxin, with amino-acid sequence MSVQVGKPAPLFKATAVMPDNSFKEDFKLEDYRGKYVVVFFYPLDFTFVCPTEILEFNKFLPEFEKRNVQVIGVSTDSHFSHLAWKNTDLKDGGIGNIKYPLVSDFTKQISRDYGVLIEEDGVALRGSFLIDKEGILQHAVINNLSLGRNIKEMIRMVDALQHFEKYGEVCPADWEAGKEAMKASPDGVKEFLSKHADEFLG
- the lpdA gene encoding dihydrolipoyl dehydrogenase, whose product is MNSYDIAIIGSGPGGYVAAIRAAQLNLKTVLIEKDRLGGVCLNWGCIPTKALLKSAELFEQIKKAKSFGITVKEAAVDFPAVIKRSRQVADMNSKGVEFLMKKNKIDVEFGSARFQTANQLEVTDASGKTKRIEAKHIIIATGGRPRTIPGIEIDEEKIISSRTAMTLKEKPASMVIIGAGAIGVEFAYFYNAMGSAVTMVEMLDHLLPQEDEEISTILERNFKKNKINFHTSATVSKIEKLEKGVRVFIKKGDKEEVLEADKALMAIGIQGNVEGLGLEKIGVEHEKGFIKVDQWYRTNVDGVYAIGDIIGPPLLAHVASHEGIVCVEKIAGLTPHAVDYNSIPGCTYCQPQVASIGLTEKEALAQGNQIKIGRFPYSASGKARAIGERDGMVKLIFDAKYGELLGAHIIGAEATELIAELGVAKGLEVTPVELFSTIHAHPTLSEMIMEAAADAEKKAIHI
- a CDS encoding aconitate hydratase, yielding MTFDLDMIKKVYAELPERVNAARKIIKRPMTLTEKILYAHLYDGKANRALQRGKEYVNFAPDRVAMQDATAQMALLQFMMAGKEKVAVPSSVHCDHLIQAKVGAETDLKFALDTNREVYDFLENTSKKYGIGFWKPGAGIIHQVVLENYAFPGGMMIGTDSHTPNAGGLGMVAIGVGGADAVDVMVGMPWELLFPRLIGVKLTGKLSGWTSPKDVILKVAGLLTVKGGTGYIVEYFGPGAREISATGKATICNMGAEIGATTSTFGYDEMMAEYLRITERAEVARMADEIKEYLTGDPEVYENPEQYFDKVIEINLSELEPHVNGPFSPDRAWPISQLAKAVEENGWPEKVEVGLIGSCTNSSYEDITRAASVAQQAIDKKLKVKAEFTITPGSEQVRYTIERDGYIDIFKKIGGKVLANACGPCIGQWNREGIDDRPNTIVTSFNRNFAKRNDGNPNTHAFVTSPELVTALAIAGTLKFNPLTDTLRNEKGEEVKLEEPRGMLYPPKGFEVKDRGFEPPVEDGSKIEIKVDPKSERLQLLKPFEPWDGKNITGMRVLIKAKGKCTTDHISPAGPWLRFRGHLDNISNNLLIGAVNAFNGKTNSVKNQLTGKYEPVPQVARAYKEKGIPTIIVGDENYGEGSSREHAAMEPRHMGVRVVLVRSFARIHETNLKKQGILALTFADPADYDKIQEDDVIDVIDLVEFAPGKPLTLIARHADGTEDVIKANHSYNAYQIEWFKAGSALNLIRLKNQKN